The proteins below come from a single Streptomyces sp. MRC013 genomic window:
- a CDS encoding succinate dehydrogenase iron-sulfur subunit, translating into MSTTVLTGGGGPGAEESSSPYITATFRIRRFDPELSDEARWQDFQVEIDPRERVLDGLHKIKWDVDGSLTFRRSCAHGICGSDAMRINGRNRLACKTLIKDIDPHRPITIEPLKALTVLKDLVVDMEPFFQAYRDVMPFLITSGNEPTRERLQSAEDRERFDDTTKCILCAACTSSCPVFWNDGQYFGPAAIVNAHRFIFDSRDEAAERRLEVLNGQDGVWRCRTIFNCTEVCPRGIEITKAIQEVKRALITRRV; encoded by the coding sequence ATGAGTACCACGGTCCTGACGGGCGGCGGCGGGCCCGGCGCCGAGGAGTCCTCGTCGCCGTACATCACGGCCACTTTCCGGATCCGCCGTTTCGACCCGGAGCTCTCGGACGAGGCGCGGTGGCAGGACTTCCAGGTCGAGATCGACCCCAGGGAGCGGGTGCTCGACGGTCTCCACAAGATCAAGTGGGACGTGGACGGCTCGCTGACCTTCCGCCGCTCCTGCGCGCACGGCATCTGCGGCTCCGACGCCATGCGGATCAACGGCAGGAACCGGCTGGCCTGCAAGACGCTGATCAAGGACATCGACCCGCACAGGCCCATCACGATCGAGCCGCTGAAGGCGCTGACCGTGCTGAAGGACCTGGTCGTGGACATGGAGCCGTTCTTCCAGGCGTACCGGGACGTGATGCCGTTCCTGATCACGTCGGGGAACGAGCCGACGCGGGAGCGGCTGCAGTCCGCGGAGGACCGGGAGCGCTTCGACGACACGACGAAGTGCATCCTGTGCGCCGCCTGCACCTCCTCCTGCCCGGTGTTCTGGAACGACGGCCAGTACTTCGGCCCGGCCGCGATCGTCAACGCCCACCGCTTCATCTTCGACTCGCGCGACGAGGCGGCGGAGCGGCGGCTGGAGGTCCTCAACGGCCAGGACGGCGTGTGGCGCTGCCGCACCATCTTCAACTGCACCGAGGTGTGCCCGCGCGGCATCGAGATCACCAAGGCGATCCAGGAGGTCAAGCGCGCACTGATCACACGGCGCGTCTGA
- a CDS encoding hemerythrin domain-containing protein, translating into MTQPIARQSVEELGGEGSVLARQRRDHAELERLMASYGSGRGPGEERRRTLKDIVQLTFSHAFAEETVLWPVLRRLAPDGEELTARVEDEHQRINDLVAEMERIGRDDPRHEELAAEAFALIRQDIRDEEELLLPRLRASLDSARLRRLGSAWEAARRTAPTHPHPVVPRRPPANALLGVPLSAFDRVRDLLPAGIRAPRGRVLAAAGVCLGAVWLIARRARGRG; encoded by the coding sequence ATGACACAGCCGATCGCGCGACAGAGCGTCGAGGAACTCGGTGGGGAGGGGAGCGTCCTCGCCCGGCAGCGGCGGGACCACGCCGAACTCGAACGCCTGATGGCCTCGTACGGGTCGGGTCGCGGGCCGGGGGAGGAACGGCGGCGGACCCTCAAGGACATCGTGCAGCTCACCTTCAGCCACGCCTTCGCGGAGGAGACCGTCCTGTGGCCGGTGCTGCGCCGCCTGGCGCCCGACGGGGAGGAGCTGACCGCGAGGGTCGAGGACGAGCACCAGCGGATCAACGACCTGGTCGCCGAGATGGAGAGGATCGGGCGGGACGATCCGCGTCACGAGGAACTCGCGGCCGAGGCCTTCGCCCTGATCAGGCAGGACATCCGTGACGAGGAGGAGTTGCTGCTGCCCCGGCTGCGGGCCTCCCTCGACTCCGCGCGCCTGCGCCGGCTGGGGTCGGCGTGGGAGGCCGCGCGCCGCACCGCGCCCACGCACCCCCACCCCGTGGTGCCCCGCAGGCCGCCGGCCAACGCCCTGCTGGGCGTCCCCCTGAGCGCCTTCGACCGGGTGAGGGACCTCCTCCCCGCCGGCATCCGGGCGCCGCGCGGCCGGGTGCTCGCCGCAGCGGGGGTCTGCCTCGGCGCCGTGTGGCTGATCGCGAGGAGGGCGCGGGGCCGCGGCTGA
- a CDS encoding inositol monophosphatase family protein translates to MINSYANSDDAAVAIAGARAGADVVRGMYGRRLDRIDKGAGDFATAADVEAEKAILGVIRAARPDDAVLGEEGGQQGAADAARQWLVDPLCGTLNYAAGTMLAAVNVALHGGAAAVADPFSGEVFFTDGETAWVRRDGADDALLTPTPATRLVDVNLDPPFPSAPGFRAVDLLTHPGFVERFRPRVVSTALALTWVAAGRRAAYVTDGGDLSRSVHFAAGIALCRAAGCVVTGIDGAPTGEAGRGLVVAADDETHGLLMSMTRS, encoded by the coding sequence GTGATCAACTCATACGCGAACTCCGACGACGCCGCAGTCGCGATAGCCGGGGCACGGGCTGGCGCGGACGTGGTCCGCGGTATGTACGGCCGGCGGCTCGACCGCATCGACAAGGGTGCCGGGGACTTCGCCACCGCCGCCGACGTGGAGGCCGAGAAGGCGATCCTCGGCGTCATCCGCGCCGCACGGCCCGATGACGCGGTGCTCGGCGAGGAGGGCGGGCAGCAGGGCGCCGCCGACGCCGCGCGCCAGTGGTTGGTGGATCCCCTGTGCGGCACGCTGAACTACGCCGCCGGCACCATGCTGGCGGCCGTCAACGTGGCGCTGCACGGTGGGGCCGCGGCCGTGGCCGACCCGTTCAGCGGCGAGGTTTTCTTCACCGACGGGGAGACCGCCTGGGTGCGGCGTGACGGGGCCGACGACGCGCTGCTGACGCCGACGCCCGCCACCCGGCTGGTGGACGTCAACCTGGATCCGCCGTTCCCGAGTGCGCCGGGGTTCCGGGCCGTGGATCTGCTGACCCACCCCGGGTTCGTCGAACGTTTCCGGCCGCGCGTCGTTTCCACGGCGCTGGCGCTGACCTGGGTGGCTGCCGGCAGGCGCGCCGCGTACGTCACCGATGGCGGCGACCTCTCCAGGAGCGTGCACTTCGCGGCCGGCATCGCTCTGTGCCGGGCCGCCGGCTGCGTTGTCACCGGCATCGACGGTGCTCCGACGGGTGAGGCAGGCCGTGGGCTCGTGGTCGCCGCCGACGACGAGACCCACGGGCTGCTGATGTCGATGACGCGCAGCTGA
- a CDS encoding MBL fold metallo-hydrolase, which yields MERTPPEGTAEILFIGNATLLIRYGELTLLTDPNFLHRGQRAHLGYGLVSRRLTEPALDVAELPHADLDAVVLSHLHGDHFDRVARRGLDRDLPFVTTPHARRLLKGLYGFRRATGLRTWQSRTLRHGDSSVRVTSLPGRHGPGPARVLLPPVMGSLLEFGDRSGETRLVLYLSGDTLFHRGLREIAGRYPDIHLAVLHLGGTTLPGGLVVTMDAGQGADLLDLLLPRRVLPVHYDDYTVFRSPLEDFLAEARRRGHGARLLRCAPGERVTVGAEAAA from the coding sequence GTGGAGCGCACACCGCCCGAGGGCACCGCGGAGATCCTGTTCATCGGAAACGCCACCCTGCTGATCCGCTACGGGGAACTGACACTGCTGACGGACCCGAACTTCCTCCACCGCGGGCAGCGGGCCCACCTCGGCTACGGACTGGTGTCGCGGCGGCTGACCGAGCCGGCCCTGGACGTCGCGGAACTGCCCCACGCCGACCTCGACGCGGTGGTGTTGTCCCACCTGCACGGCGACCACTTCGACCGGGTGGCCCGGCGCGGGCTGGACCGGGACCTGCCGTTCGTGACCACCCCGCACGCCCGCCGCCTGCTGAAGGGCCTGTACGGCTTCCGCCGCGCCACCGGCCTGCGCACGTGGCAGAGCCGCACCCTGCGGCACGGGGACTCCTCGGTGCGCGTCACTTCGCTGCCCGGCCGTCACGGACCCGGCCCGGCACGGGTGCTGCTGCCACCGGTGATGGGCAGCCTGCTGGAGTTCGGCGACCGTTCGGGAGAGACCCGGCTGGTCCTCTACCTGTCCGGGGACACCCTGTTCCACCGGGGCCTGAGGGAGATAGCCGGGCGGTACCCGGACATCCACCTGGCCGTCCTGCACCTGGGGGGTACGACACTGCCCGGCGGGCTCGTCGTCACCATGGACGCCGGGCAGGGAGCCGACCTGCTCGACCTGCTGCTCCCGCGCCGGGTGCTGCCCGTCCACTACGACGACTACACGGTCTTCCGCTCCCCGCTGGAGGACTTCCTCGCCGAGGCGCGGCGCCGCGGCCACGGCGCCCGCCTGCTGCGGTGCGCTCCGGGCGAGCGGGTGACCGTCGGCGCGGAGGCCGCGGCCTGA
- a CDS encoding glutamate--cysteine ligase, with product MNTITVGVEEEYLLLDPANGLPVARADEVRAAAGLVPLTDENEVQAELLQAQVEIATPVCTGLHEVGGHLLRLRLALAAAAEDAGCRLAACATAPHRAVAPVPVTEHARYRAMRVQAPQLVDEQLINGMHVHAAVPSPEVGVGVLNRIRVWLPVLGAMSANSPLWDGRDTGFASWRTVIFGRWPVSGPPPRFAGPSDYEHRVGRLLDSGVVRDTGQLYWQARLSQRYPTVEVRCPDVQLRADEAVMLAGIVRGLVATAIDDIGKGVPEPDCPPELLQAANWQAARHGLNGALLDPVGTRLSAGDMVARLLDHIGPALDAAGDTRQVTSLVHRLLQQGTPADRQRQALARGGMAEVTALITAETTSS from the coding sequence GTGAACACGATCACGGTCGGTGTCGAAGAGGAATACCTGCTGCTCGACCCGGCGAACGGGCTGCCGGTCGCGCGTGCGGACGAGGTGCGCGCCGCGGCCGGCCTGGTACCGCTCACGGACGAGAACGAGGTGCAGGCCGAGCTGCTCCAGGCCCAGGTGGAGATCGCCACCCCGGTGTGCACCGGACTCCACGAGGTCGGCGGGCACCTCCTGCGCCTGCGTCTGGCGCTCGCGGCCGCGGCCGAGGACGCGGGCTGCCGGCTCGCCGCCTGCGCGACGGCCCCGCATCGGGCGGTGGCGCCCGTACCGGTCACCGAGCACGCCCGCTACCGCGCCATGCGCGTGCAGGCCCCCCAGCTGGTGGACGAGCAGCTGATCAACGGGATGCACGTGCACGCGGCCGTGCCCTCGCCGGAAGTGGGGGTGGGGGTGCTGAACCGCATCCGGGTGTGGCTCCCCGTCCTGGGCGCCATGTCGGCCAACTCGCCCCTGTGGGACGGCCGGGACACCGGCTTCGCCAGCTGGCGCACCGTCATCTTCGGCCGGTGGCCGGTCAGCGGCCCGCCGCCGCGCTTCGCCGGCCCGTCCGACTACGAGCACCGGGTGGGGAGGCTGCTGGACTCCGGTGTCGTCCGGGACACCGGCCAGCTGTACTGGCAGGCGCGCCTGTCCCAGCGCTACCCCACCGTCGAGGTGCGGTGCCCGGACGTCCAGTTGCGCGCCGACGAGGCGGTGATGCTCGCCGGCATCGTGCGCGGCCTCGTCGCCACCGCCATCGACGACATCGGGAAGGGCGTTCCGGAGCCCGACTGCCCGCCGGAGCTCCTCCAGGCGGCGAACTGGCAGGCCGCCCGGCACGGCCTGAACGGGGCGCTGCTGGACCCGGTCGGCACGCGTCTCAGCGCCGGCGACATGGTGGCCCGCCTCCTGGACCACATCGGGCCCGCCCTCGACGCCGCGGGGGACACGCGGCAGGTCACCTCGCTGGTCCACCGGCTGCTGCAGCAGGGCACGCCCGCCGACCGGCAGCGCCAAGCCCTCGCCCGGGGCGGTATGGCCGAGGTCACCGCGCTGATCACCGCGGAGACCACCTCGTCCTGA
- a CDS encoding YihY/virulence factor BrkB family protein, translating to MAWTPEPDEHRNVPVRHGSGHHRDRTHGGPGARRRTGGAGPAPEVERNAPDEPSAMPKRSWRAVLKRTVEEFKDDELADRAAALTYYGVLSLFPALLVLVSLLGIAGRSAVQQVMDNLQKLAPGPARDIISDAVRQLQGNGGTGSIVALAGLVLAVWSASGYIAAFIRTSNAVYDMPEGRPVWKVLPLRLALTVVLMVLAVVSALIVVFTGPLAQRAGSALGVGDTAMTVWSIAKWPVLVLLVTIMIAILYWAAPNAKGRGFRWITPGSFLALLLWMVASAGFALYVANFASYNKTYGTLAGVIIFLVWLWLTNLAILLGLEFDAEMARQRAIDGGHPESEEPYVEPRDTAKWTEEEHRRLD from the coding sequence ATGGCATGGACACCAGAACCAGATGAGCACCGGAACGTCCCGGTCCGCCACGGCTCCGGGCACCACCGGGACCGTACGCACGGCGGGCCCGGCGCCCGGCGGAGGACCGGCGGAGCCGGGCCCGCCCCGGAGGTGGAGCGCAACGCGCCGGACGAGCCGTCCGCGATGCCGAAGCGCTCGTGGCGGGCGGTGCTGAAGCGCACGGTCGAGGAGTTCAAGGACGACGAACTCGCCGACCGGGCCGCCGCCCTGACCTACTACGGGGTCCTCTCGCTCTTCCCCGCCCTGCTGGTGCTGGTGTCCCTGCTGGGCATCGCGGGCAGGTCCGCCGTCCAGCAGGTGATGGACAACCTGCAGAAGCTCGCCCCCGGCCCGGCCCGGGACATCATCTCCGACGCGGTGCGGCAGCTGCAGGGCAACGGCGGCACCGGGTCGATCGTGGCCCTCGCGGGCCTGGTGCTGGCGGTGTGGTCCGCCTCCGGCTACATCGCCGCGTTCATCCGCACCTCCAACGCCGTCTACGACATGCCCGAGGGCCGCCCCGTCTGGAAGGTCCTGCCCCTGCGCCTGGCCCTGACCGTGGTCCTGATGGTGCTGGCGGTCGTCAGCGCGCTGATCGTGGTGTTCACCGGGCCCCTCGCCCAGAGGGCCGGCAGCGCGCTGGGCGTCGGGGACACCGCCATGACGGTCTGGTCGATCGCCAAGTGGCCGGTCCTGGTCCTGCTGGTCACGATCATGATCGCGATCCTGTACTGGGCCGCGCCCAACGCGAAGGGCCGCGGTTTCAGGTGGATCACCCCGGGCAGCTTCCTGGCGCTGCTGCTGTGGATGGTCGCCTCCGCCGGCTTCGCCCTGTACGTGGCGAACTTCGCCTCCTACAACAAGACCTACGGCACCCTGGCCGGCGTCATCATCTTCCTGGTGTGGCTGTGGCTCACCAACCTCGCGATCCTGCTCGGTCTCGAATTCGACGCGGAGATGGCCCGCCAGCGCGCCATCGACGGCGGCCACCCCGAGTCCGAGGAGCCCTACGTGGAGCCCCGCGACACCGCCAAGTGGACCGAGGAGGAGCACCGCCGCCTCGACTGA
- a CDS encoding Gmad2 immunoglobulin-like domain-containing protein gives MGWCGAVPPPPRPPRRTAARRTTPVVYGRGPAAPPPTRTAGSGRTRGGRAPVTRSRAPHRTRRPVAPPGHGTVRPWPGRHRGTARDRATRRGTRGIRSFPVETRRGVPEEAAVPFRTRTTPAPARRARTAPFASALVLALALSACAAGAGGAAPPGAGPRTGPSTPAAPATTAVPPPAPGTTAPGRTTPAAPTPPSPTRPATPPAGGAQVRVAVYFLHGGRVSPAPRSATAPATAAGALRALLSGPSAFERGHRRTTAIPAGTQLRSLAVRDGVATVDLSGRYDDGAGAPSMRARLAQVVFTATRFPAVKSVRFALDGRPVTRFGGEGVDLARPVGRADFEDLSPTVLVESPMIGETVRSPVRVRGTANTFEAGFGLRLTDAAGRTAVKTHAMASSGNGTRGTFDLTVRFRTTREGPGLLTTFWDSPEDGRLVDSATVPVTVRR, from the coding sequence GGGATCCGGCCGTACGCGAGGGGGCCGGGCCCCGGTCACGCGCAGCCGGGCCCCGCACCGTACCCGCCGGCCGGTGGCGCCGCCCGGGCACGGCACCGTGCGCCCATGGCCGGGGCGCCACCGGGGAACGGCGCGGGACAGGGCTACAAGGCGCGGAACACGGGGTATCCGATCCTTCCCCGTGGAGACGCGCAGGGGTGTCCCTGAGGAGGCTGCCGTGCCATTCCGCACCCGTACGACACCAGCACCGGCCCGGCGAGCGAGGACGGCGCCGTTCGCCTCCGCGCTTGTCCTCGCGCTCGCGCTCTCCGCGTGTGCGGCGGGTGCCGGAGGGGCGGCCCCACCCGGGGCGGGGCCGCGTACCGGACCGTCCACGCCGGCGGCCCCGGCCACCACGGCCGTCCCGCCGCCGGCCCCCGGCACCACGGCCCCCGGCCGCACCACCCCGGCCGCGCCGACGCCCCCGTCCCCGACGCGGCCCGCCACCCCTCCCGCGGGAGGCGCCCAGGTCCGGGTCGCCGTCTACTTCCTGCACGGTGGGAGGGTGTCGCCCGCCCCCCGCTCGGCGACCGCCCCCGCCACCGCGGCCGGCGCCCTGCGCGCCCTGCTGTCGGGGCCGAGCGCCTTCGAACGCGGGCACCGCCGGACGACGGCGATCCCGGCGGGCACGCAGCTCAGGTCCCTCGCGGTACGCGACGGCGTCGCCACCGTCGACCTGTCCGGCCGGTACGACGACGGGGCCGGCGCCCCGTCGATGCGCGCCCGGCTCGCCCAGGTCGTCTTCACGGCCACGCGCTTCCCCGCGGTGAAGTCGGTGCGGTTCGCACTCGACGGCAGGCCGGTCACCCGCTTCGGCGGCGAGGGCGTCGACCTGGCCCGCCCGGTCGGCCGGGCCGACTTCGAGGACCTGTCGCCCACCGTGCTCGTGGAGTCGCCGATGATCGGCGAGACCGTCCGCAGCCCGGTCAGGGTACGGGGCACCGCGAACACCTTCGAGGCGGGCTTCGGCCTCAGGCTCACCGACGCGGCCGGCCGCACCGCGGTGAAGACGCACGCGATGGCCTCCTCGGGCAACGGCACGCGCGGGACCTTCGACCTGACGGTCCGCTTCCGGACCACGCGCGAGGGCCCCGGGCTCCTGACCACCTTCTGGGACTCTCCGGAGGACGGCCGCCTCGTGGACTCCGCCACCGTTCCGGTGACCGTGCGGCGCTGA
- a CDS encoding DUF5709 domain-containing protein: MSDERMGDDVYQPTGSNEEQEDGAPLDLQDALQERTYDDMLDEGYSPPEKPLGVTKHGTTAAEQHEGESLDQRLAQEVPDVAPPAGDGLGDLPGGEGELMDPEAGGERAGRLTAPDEGARTDTTKELVADDHGIDAGAAGAEEAAVHVVGDDLPADADRNGSG; the protein is encoded by the coding sequence ATGAGTGACGAGCGGATGGGTGACGACGTCTACCAGCCGACCGGGAGCAACGAGGAGCAGGAGGACGGGGCACCGCTCGACCTGCAGGACGCGTTGCAGGAGCGCACGTACGACGACATGCTCGACGAGGGCTACTCCCCGCCGGAGAAGCCGCTGGGCGTCACCAAGCACGGTACGACGGCGGCGGAGCAGCACGAGGGCGAATCCCTGGACCAGCGCCTGGCCCAGGAGGTGCCGGACGTGGCGCCGCCGGCGGGTGACGGCCTGGGCGACCTGCCGGGAGGCGAGGGCGAGCTGATGGACCCGGAGGCCGGCGGCGAGCGCGCGGGCCGCCTCACCGCACCGGACGAGGGAGCGCGCACGGACACCACCAAGGAGCTCGTCGCGGACGACCACGGGATCGACGCGGGCGCCGCGGGCGCGGAGGAGGCGGCGGTCCACGTCGTGGGGGACGACCTGCCCGCGGACGCGGACCGGAACGGCTCCGGCTGA
- the sigJ gene encoding RNA polymerase sigma factor SigJ yields MPPTTKDVEHFEAARPRLEAIAYRLLGSASEAEDAVQEVFLRWRAADVERIEVPAAWLTKVLTNLCLNQLSSARVRRENYVGQWLPEPLLDGDPMLGPADTAEQRESVSYAVLALMERLSPHERAVYVLREAFDYPHREIAGILGLTEGASQQILHRARKHIADGRARSEVDGAAARRIVEEFLAAATGGKIEPLVRLLTADAVSIGDGGGKVPARVKPFEGALAVAKFMRGLFTPTRAKRALVGGPVEVHVTTANGGPAVVVAVGGRVIGVMCPEVTAEGIAVLRNQVNPDKLGRATAMWAAADRGEPVFRAF; encoded by the coding sequence ATGCCGCCGACCACGAAGGACGTGGAGCACTTCGAGGCCGCGAGGCCCCGTCTGGAGGCCATCGCCTACCGCCTCCTGGGCTCCGCGAGCGAGGCCGAGGACGCCGTGCAGGAGGTCTTCCTGCGCTGGCGGGCCGCCGACGTCGAGCGCATCGAGGTTCCCGCGGCCTGGTTGACGAAGGTCCTCACCAACCTGTGCCTCAACCAGCTCTCCTCGGCCCGCGTGCGGCGCGAGAACTACGTGGGCCAGTGGCTCCCCGAACCGCTGCTCGACGGGGACCCGATGCTCGGTCCGGCCGACACCGCCGAGCAGCGCGAGTCGGTCTCGTACGCGGTCCTCGCCCTCATGGAGCGGCTCTCCCCCCACGAGCGGGCGGTGTACGTGCTGCGGGAGGCCTTCGACTACCCGCACCGCGAGATCGCCGGGATCCTCGGCCTCACCGAGGGCGCCAGCCAGCAGATCCTCCACCGTGCCAGGAAGCACATCGCGGACGGCAGGGCCCGCTCGGAGGTCGACGGGGCCGCGGCCCGGCGGATCGTGGAGGAGTTCCTGGCGGCGGCCACCGGTGGGAAGATCGAGCCGCTGGTGAGGCTGCTCACCGCCGACGCCGTCTCGATCGGCGACGGCGGCGGGAAGGTCCCGGCCCGCGTCAAGCCGTTCGAGGGCGCCCTCGCGGTCGCGAAGTTCATGCGGGGCCTGTTCACACCCACCCGTGCCAAGCGGGCCCTGGTCGGCGGTCCGGTCGAGGTCCACGTCACCACCGCGAACGGCGGCCCCGCCGTCGTGGTGGCCGTCGGAGGCCGGGTCATCGGCGTCATGTGCCCGGAGGTCACCGCCGAGGGCATCGCCGTCCTCCGCAACCAGGTCAACCCCGACAAGCTCGGGCGCGCGACCGCGATGTGGGCGGCCGCCGACCGGGGGGAGCCCGTGTTCCGCGCCTTCTGA
- a CDS encoding DMT family transporter has translation MAQHTRQAGDSTAGGPATREERRRSRPAAVAGLLAALAATALWGFTFVGPVAVAPVNVYYLVMGRYTVFGAVSLAVLAVNAGKTRALGVGNLLNAMHLGAVGYVGFYLLLALSAQTGGGVLASTMTGLIPVTVALVSNFFEKALAWHRLALPVAVIACGLLLVNGVPTGRAGPGNDVVTGAVLGFASCAAWTYFVIVNRMVLQRPAFTVDNTVWTAGIGLGAFCGSLLLVPRAASAGGTSPFSDADVFWSFLAWCVALAALGSWFATWFWNFASKRLPSALMGPIVGMEAVFGALSHLAWEGRPPTLREAGGGLLVTGGVFLCSYVFDRFGGTPPARSSPSAGGRQRSGREGSPGRSSGRSDGR, from the coding sequence ATGGCGCAGCACACCCGGCAGGCAGGCGACTCGACCGCCGGCGGTCCGGCCACCCGGGAGGAGCGGCGGCGGTCGCGGCCGGCCGCGGTGGCCGGACTGCTCGCCGCGCTGGCGGCGACCGCCCTGTGGGGCTTCACCTTCGTCGGCCCGGTCGCCGTCGCCCCGGTGAACGTCTACTACCTGGTGATGGGGCGGTACACGGTCTTCGGAGCCGTCTCCCTGGCCGTCCTCGCGGTCAACGCGGGGAAGACCAGGGCCCTGGGAGTCGGCAACCTGCTCAACGCCATGCACCTCGGTGCGGTCGGCTACGTCGGCTTCTACCTGCTCCTGGCGCTGTCGGCGCAGACCGGGGGCGGAGTCCTGGCGTCCACCATGACGGGGCTGATCCCCGTCACGGTGGCCCTGGTCTCCAACTTCTTCGAGAAGGCCCTCGCGTGGCACCGGCTCGCCCTTCCGGTGGCCGTCATCGCCTGTGGCCTGCTCCTGGTGAACGGAGTGCCCACCGGCCGGGCCGGGCCGGGGAACGACGTCGTCACCGGCGCCGTGCTCGGCTTCGCCTCGTGCGCGGCGTGGACGTACTTCGTGATCGTCAACCGCATGGTGCTGCAACGCCCCGCGTTCACCGTCGACAACACCGTGTGGACGGCCGGCATCGGCCTGGGGGCCTTCTGCGGTTCGCTCCTCCTCGTCCCGCGGGCGGCTTCGGCGGGCGGCACGTCGCCGTTCTCGGACGCGGACGTCTTCTGGTCGTTCCTGGCCTGGTGCGTGGCGCTCGCCGCCCTGGGCTCCTGGTTCGCCACCTGGTTCTGGAACTTCGCCTCCAAGCGCCTGCCGTCCGCCCTCATGGGGCCGATCGTCGGCATGGAAGCGGTCTTCGGGGCGCTGTCCCACCTCGCCTGGGAGGGGCGGCCGCCCACGCTCCGGGAAGCGGGGGGAGGACTGCTCGTCACCGGCGGGGTGTTCCTGTGCTCGTACGTCTTCGACAGGTTCGGCGGGACGCCGCCGGCCCGGTCCTCCCCTTCGGCCGGCGGCCGCCAGCGCTCCGGCCGGGAAGGTTCGCCGGGGCGGTCATCCGGGCGGTCGGATGGACGGTGA